From Acidobacteriota bacterium, a single genomic window includes:
- a CDS encoding sulfotransferase family protein translates to MSSAAQKWWRRIRFGEPIVVVSGLPRSGTSMAMRMLEAGGMPLVVDGIRTADEDNPKGYFELERVKELDKGGDTSWLRQARGKAVKIISQLLLHLPGTNNYKVVFMQRDLTEVLASQRKMLLRRGEPAEGDDAQMRRLYEEHLDKVRFILRRRPWFETIYVQHREVLRDPLGQAKRIAAFVGRPLDVERMAGAVDPSLHRNRAEELSG, encoded by the coding sequence ATGAGCAGCGCGGCACAAAAGTGGTGGCGCCGGATCCGTTTCGGCGAGCCCATCGTGGTCGTCTCGGGGCTTCCCCGCTCCGGCACGTCGATGGCGATGCGGATGCTGGAGGCGGGCGGGATGCCGCTCGTCGTGGACGGAATCCGCACCGCCGACGAGGACAACCCCAAGGGCTACTTCGAGTTGGAGCGGGTGAAGGAGCTCGACAAGGGCGGGGATACGTCCTGGCTCCGGCAAGCGCGCGGCAAGGCGGTCAAGATCATCTCCCAGCTCCTGCTCCACCTTCCGGGGACGAACAACTACAAGGTCGTCTTCATGCAGCGGGACCTCACGGAGGTCCTGGCTTCCCAGCGGAAGATGCTCCTGCGTCGCGGGGAGCCGGCCGAAGGGGACGATGCGCAGATGCGCCGGCTGTACGAGGAGCACCTGGACAAAGTGCGGTTCATCCTGCGTCGCCGCCCGTGGTTCGAGACGATCTACGTCCAGCATCGAGAAGTCCTCCGGGATCCCCTCGGCCAGGCGAAGCGGATCGCCGCCTTCGTCGGGCGGCCTCTGGACGTCGAGCGGATGGCCGGCGCCGTCGATCCGAGCCTCCACCGCAACCGCGCCGAGGAACTCAGCGGCTGA